A single region of the Corticium candelabrum chromosome 15, ooCorCand1.1, whole genome shotgun sequence genome encodes:
- the LOC134190964 gene encoding uncharacterized protein LOC134190964 isoform X1: MVLLVTGLTLSVGILFVFRRVLFTLFENGNKKRRQEKKKRSHAVRQRDLMSTQRSNANRNENTEKSSSFAQSVQYRKQLSSGQGVLTTEDKSTTYINSRAGSASKDVSDLDMDNAVWVECVGLNQSALVDILTRNPLNIADDESDEEDDVSAEIVWDSDYIALNKSVQFEQDDVSSESEQDDVSAEIIWDSDYINPASLVQS; this comes from the exons ATGGTTTTGCTTGTGACTGGTTTGACGCTGTCCGTGGGCATCTTGTTCGTGTTTCGCAGAGTATTATTCACCTTG TTTGAGAATGGCAACAAGAAGCGTCGTCAAGAGAAAAAGAAGCGTTCCCACGCTGTCCGTCAACGTGATCTTATGTCGACTCAACGATCAAACGCTAACAGAAATGAAAACACAGAGAAGTCATCATCCTTTGCA CAATCCGTGCAATACCGAAAGCAACTGAGTTCTGGGCAGGGAGTATTGACAACGGAAGACAAAAGCACTAC GTACATCAATTCTAGAGCAGGATCTGCCAGTAAGGATGTATCAGATTTGGACATGGATAATGCGGTATGGGTTGAATGTGTCGGCTTGAACCAGTCCGCACTTGTGGACATTTTGACCAGAAATCCATTGAACATTGCTGATGATGAATCTGATGAAGAAGATGATGTTTCAGCTGAGATAGTTTGGGACTCAGACTACATCGCCCTCAACAAATCAGTCCAGTTTGAACAAGATGATGTTTCATCAGAGTCTGAACAAGATGATGTTTCAGCTGAGATAATTTGGGATTCAGACTATATCAATCCAGCCAGCTTAGTGCAGTCTTAA
- the LOC134190964 gene encoding uncharacterized protein LOC134190964 isoform X2: MTVLELLVTVLICAFLVSQFENGNKKRRQEKKKRSHAVRQRDLMSTQRSNANRNENTEKSSSFAQSVQYRKQLSSGQGVLTTEDKSTTYINSRAGSASKDVSDLDMDNAVWVECVGLNQSALVDILTRNPLNIADDESDEEDDVSAEIVWDSDYIALNKSVQFEQDDVSSESEQDDVSAEIIWDSDYINPASLVQS, encoded by the exons ATGACCGTTTTGGAGCTACTTGTAACTGTGCTCATCTGTGCTTTTCTTGTCTCCCAGTTTGAGAATGGCAACAAGAAGCGTCGTCAAGAGAAAAAGAAGCGTTCCCACGCTGTCCGTCAACGTGATCTTATGTCGACTCAACGATCAAACGCTAACAGAAATGAAAACACAGAGAAGTCATCATCCTTTGCA CAATCCGTGCAATACCGAAAGCAACTGAGTTCTGGGCAGGGAGTATTGACAACGGAAGACAAAAGCACTAC GTACATCAATTCTAGAGCAGGATCTGCCAGTAAGGATGTATCAGATTTGGACATGGATAATGCGGTATGGGTTGAATGTGTCGGCTTGAACCAGTCCGCACTTGTGGACATTTTGACCAGAAATCCATTGAACATTGCTGATGATGAATCTGATGAAGAAGATGATGTTTCAGCTGAGATAGTTTGGGACTCAGACTACATCGCCCTCAACAAATCAGTCCAGTTTGAACAAGATGATGTTTCATCAGAGTCTGAACAAGATGATGTTTCAGCTGAGATAATTTGGGATTCAGACTATATCAATCCAGCCAGCTTAGTGCAGTCTTAA
- the LOC134190468 gene encoding leucine-rich repeat serine/threonine-protein kinase 1-like, with amino-acid sequence MINKADYEGSTPLHVAASLKKADVIKHLLKPHVSVNKNASVLPAEVICHVNAVDRDGRTPLHVACETGDLDTVQSLLDEERGLETMDASSIFNQTVNINSFAKTGRTPLHEAVWNGGYELVALLLQHRADVNALGSPTVDAKDVIKKAAEAGEDASRCVRFQASRADDQVHLRGRPRSSTICNASSPAFHFSKSIHDGPGSYTEGMPISSSHSVFMSSGNRSKQYLFTKSVSIAATQFNEANSEVTPLVEACIRGDIQIVDCLLKEGATDERGLALCVSLFQGYDLISKHLLLRCNGLRSSMVQEKDADSQVNALAISWHGLSLVQIDTEWLSETYLMCSEDDYQPYSISDTIENAVAPAVTHYFSPSIKTLRSSSCQPITWLSLKSNKLLNIPIEVFRLENLIYLDVSGNLLTELPTDGVSDANLQGWTCHTLTYLNASANALLSVPQCLWKLSEVVEIKLARNSLASLDIEDELLTNEELVTLKVNYKLKTLNVNRNCLQALPSSLFAYPLLTEITATNNEIESLPSNMWTAPSLQSLHLSHNHLSSLPVESLPKGVRDSILYHRSPTGGNTLDNVTGAGHEASCSLLRQCSWVKVTYYSNGKMAALPLADDNYMSKNCGIAYVASSLQVGMNATELDSYWAISEDVEQEIFEDKQSGLKTLKLADNRFYNVPSGLPCLAPNLTHLNLSHNPIVKMGSLCQYPAHLETLNLSHTELVSTEVESCSHYHICYVAEMGHESVDHGHRCSHQSHEILCTLKRLNLMGNFLTSVCLQLSKSPYMMQTQRINFRADGNTGDEVEVQRLQLLYPLLLRLDLRNNRLKFLPAAIGYQEQLQYLHLEGNPELTELPLELGRLKRKLWSLKLDADQMHIPSPGIAKGSALEILTYLYSLKQDSVEHRQLKLTVVGYEKRGKTSLLIRLRGGQANKQQASTKGVDLVEWTLKEPHRLRGRSKDKHAPVTFITYDFAGQVEYYATHQCFLSEHSLYLVVWDMTLGEDEVKRMRQWLLNIEARAPGSPVIIVGTHWDLVKGKPFGFKNKEDYQVHMHNLIKTLYMNKSSQHGLPVVLAAHEVSCKSQGSDSMERLRESIYKTAVNLQLDKGGKVTFKLNHEQGSHLLLQQKVPASYLELQRRVKKEAVAKECCGEDPVIVESDFRSKVCQTLFEDDNEMQQAVLFLHQRGVLLHYNEPSLKQTYFLNPQWLSKMLANVITIKAENLFLNHGLIRQEDLVMLFGDRHLTSHRLGVYINLMSKFEVAMPLRGNWLLIPSHLPSTLEEARLLPSIMASETAKSPTTMQRQSGTQQGRLEEQTANVQESLLADSSSLSPLTEKLPSLSKQNSSDYVLDQLIPYYRFWMISYVPSGFWPRLLCKITTDSRMNHSLLGLGILVADQVQQDECCPPNQVFSAEWLLWSTGIQLHCNGLVLWQLQENVAAPSVAVWCHHSNNSVPLDEKNRRYVGCIQLSVFVENLFKLHTYYCQQRQDNTENSGCSFRTASDMGNAFLSESDMCQVLRFKGEAEATTLQDSKRVATETLVIVSRHIQRLIEDWYPGLIERSDFKHVYCVIPCVQCMLSPPPGKEQDSAETELEEFPTYSHLDSLRQKLPSVPQSQSATPESGSSVSDPKAKSDTTGSVDSGHETNDDLLRLRAESWVDIHSMAWNELIGRAINGIVFEDAIALVSCGQREFPCGRHGDVSFDRVAPDLIFEDLPSNVLKLSSESSLIHKDGLEVELLGQGGYGAVYRARLQNNDGGTQRVAIKMFSGAKDHSGQCADQVAGFNAALCYKLARQELDILIHVKHKHILQLVGVDLSSLSLLLEYAEKRDLQYNLKMFKSAGVRVGIRTVQQVLSQVAAAVSFLHEKEIIHRDLKPDNVLVLSFPSPHQCSNEVQDDVLVKLADYGISRLSGRIGSKDGGEHTPRYTAPELVQSTGRVQYSEKVDVFSFAMVIYYIISYKSPMWKWGPEQADRAITLGERPQLSSQEQHTKPLVQDVMLACWQHDPDYRPSMKQVESVINSPVFSRVSKVMSNLDRARTLGIACLWYMDENSLPRMWLCGGTSKEGTVLVVNMANKSVTEYRGLCNSKIVCACTVDNSIWLGTRCGSLLVYKLNPDDSAHLASIEQPYHSDKIIAIQHCQQHAVVAVAVTGGALHLYSDQLKDSDRLILKAKVLHVDPEQPTATANCVQFVTHLRTLEVWCGLSSSKIARFTVQQDTIGLVMNATGKINSEPSEQRAQPYIHAATCYHETEGDNTLRLWFGQLRRPQLKWIDRAGLQTGMLKIRDILPLEERSRLYISTMSSRGADLFVGLEAGYIIVINSLMCTCLSVLPLYSDEVLYIMPQSAGLKLDDTYQVISYGIGFRHLYRPQQSDKSNEYADIICWEGGKW; translated from the exons ATGATCAACAAGGCTGACTATGAGGGATCAACTCCACTTCATGTAGCAGCATCTTTAAAGAAAGCTGATGTGATCAAGCACTTGCTGAAGCCTCATGTCTCTGTTAACAAGAATGCTTCAGTTCTACCAGCAGAAGTCATATGTCATGTGAATGCAGTTGATCGAGATGGTCGAACACCGTTGCATGTGGCTTGTGAGACTGGCGATCTTGACACTGTCCAGTCACTGCTAGATGAGGAAAGAGGACTTGAAACAATGGATGCCAGTAGCATTTTTAACCAGACAGTTAATATAAATAGTTTTGCTAAAACTGGACGCACACCTCTTCACGAAGCTGTTTGGAATGGAGGATATGAGTTGGTagctttgttgttgcagcacaGAGCTGATGTTAATGCTTTAGGTAGTCCTACAGTTGACGCTAAAGATGTCATAAAGAAGGCTGCAGAGGCTGGTGAGGATGCATCTAGGTGTGTTCGCTTCCAGGCATCCAGAGCAG ATGATCAAGTACACCTACGTGGTCGGCCCAGATCATCTACAATATGTAATGCAAGTAGTCCAGCATTTCATTTCTCGAAGTCTATTCATGATGGACCTGGTTCATATACTGAAGGAATGCCCATATCTTCATCGCATAGTGTATTCATGTCTTCTGGAAACAGAAGCAAACAATATCTATTTACGAAGTCTGTTAGCATCGCTGCAACACAGTTTAATGAGGCAAACAGTGAAGTCACTCCACTGGTGGAAGCATGTATACGAGGTGACATACAGATAGTTGACTGTTTGTTGAAAGAAGGAGCTACAGACGAACGTGGTTTAGCATTGTGTGTCTCATTGTTTCAAGGATACGATCTTATATCAAAACATCTGTTGTTGAGATGCAATGGTCTTCGTTCATCAATGGTGCAAGAAAAGGATGCAGACAGTCAGGTTAATGCTTTAGCAATTTCATGGCATGGATTATCCCTGGTGCAGATTGACACTGAGTGGTTGAGTGAGACATACTTGATGTGCAGTGAAGATGATTATCAGCCATACTCTATTAGTGACACAATTGAAAATGCTGTTGCTCCTGCAGTTACCCATTACTTTTCTCCTTCCATAAAAACTTTGAGAAGCAGCTCGTGTCAACCTATTACTTGGCTGAGCTTGAAATCAAACAAGTTGCTGAATATACCAATAGAAGTATTTCGGCTAGAAAATTTGATTTACTTGGATGTGTCTGGCAACCTCCTCACTGAACTTCCTACTGATGGTGTATCAGATGCCAATTTACAGGGATGGACTTGTCACACATTGACTTATTTGAATGCCAGTGCCAATGCACTGCTTAGTGTTCCACAGTGCTTGTGGAAATTAAGTGAAGTAGTTGAAATCAAATTGGCTAGGAATAGTTTAGCATCTTTAGACATTGAAGATGAATTGTTGACAAATGAAGAACTGGTAACACTGAAGGTAAACTACAAACTGAAAACACTcaatgtaaatagaaattgCCTCCAGGCATTGCCATCTTCATTGTTTGCATATCCTTTGTTAACTGAAATAACAGCTACTAATAACGAAATCGAAAGTCTTCCTTCTAATATGTGGACTGCGCCTTCACTGCAGTCATTACATTTGTCACATAACCATCTTTCCAGCCTTCCTGTTGAGTCATTGCCCAAAGGTGTGAGGGATAGCATATTATATCATCGGTCTCCAACTGGTGGTAATACGCTTGACAATGTAACTGGGGCTGGACATGAAGCAAGCTGTAGCTTATTGAGGCAATGCTCTTGGGTTAAAGTGACCTATTACAGTAATGGTAAAATGGCTGCTTTGCCCCTAGCTGATGACAATTACATGTCAAAAAACTGTGGAATCGCTTATGTGGCTAGTTCTCTGCAGGTAGGAATGAATGCAACAGAACTAGACTCATATTGGGCAATAAGTGAAGATGTGGAGCAAGAAATCtttgaagacaaacagtcTGGTTTGAAGACTCTCAAGTTGGCTGATAATAGATTTTATAATGTTCCAAGTGGTTTGCCTTGTCTGGCACCTAACCTTACTCATCTGAATCTTTCTCATAACCCGATTGTTAAGATGGGTTCTTTGTGCCAATACCCTGCACATCTTGAAACTCTAAATCTTTCTCACACGGAGCTAGTGTCTACAGAAGTGGAATCTTGCAGCCATTATCATATCTGTTATGTAGCTGAAATGGGACATGAATCTGTAGACCATGGCCATCGTTGTAGTCATCAGTCTCATGAAATCTTGTGTACACTGAAGAGGCTGAACCTAATGGGCAACTTTCTGACTTCCGTTTGTCTTCAGCTATCCAAATCTCCATACATGATGCAAACACAGAGGATTAACTTCAGGGCAGATGGTAACACTGGAGACGAAGTGGAAGTTCAACGCTTGCAGCTGCTTTATCCACTACTCCTTCGACTTGACCTTAGAAACAATCGACTGAAATTTCTTCCAGCTGCAATAGGATACCAGGAACAACTCCAATATTTGCACTTAGAAGGGAATCCAGAATTAACAGAACTTCCTCTGGAGCTTGGTCGCCTGAAACGCAAACTCTGGAGCTTAAAACTGGATGCTGACCAAATGCACATTCCTTCTCCAGGAATAGCAAAAGGCAGTGCACTGGAAATTCTAACATATCTTTATTCTTTGAAACAAGA TTCAGTTGAACATCGCCAGTTAAAGCTGACAGTAGTTGGTTATGAGAAACGCGGTAAAACAAGCCTGCTGATTCGACTGCGTGGTGGGCAAGCCAACAAGCAGCAGGCATCCACAAAAGGTGTGGACCTTGTAGAATGGACCCTAAAGGAGCCACATCGTCTGCGGGGTCGTTCTAAGGACAAACATGCACCTGTGACTTTTATTACATATGACTTTGCAGGACAG GTTGAATACTATGCCACACATCAGTGTTTTCTCTCTGAACATTCTCTCTACCTCGTGGTGTGGGATATGACTCTTGGTGAAGATGAAGTGAAGCGCATGCGACAGTGGTTACTAAACATTGAG GCAAGAGCTCCAGGATCTCCAGTTATTATTGTTGGAACACATTGGGACCTTGTAAAAGGCAAACCATTTGGTTTTAAGAATAAGGAAGACTATCAAGTACATATGCACAATTTGATCAAGACCCTCTACATGAACAAGTCATCTCAACATGGCCTACCAGTTGTTCTAGCGGCACATGAGGTCAGTTGTAAATCTCAAGGTTCTGACAGCATGGAGAGACTTAGAGAAAGTATATACAAGACTGCTGTGAACCTACAGCTTGACAAAGGGGGCAAAG TAACTTTCAAGCTCAATCATGAGCAAGGAAGTCATCTCTTACTGCAACAGAAAGTTCCTGCTAGTTATCTAGAGCTCCAAAGGCGAGTGAAAAAGGAAGCTGTTGCCAAAGAATGTTGTGGAGAAGACCCTGTTATTGTAGAGTCAGATTTCAG GAGTAAAGTGTGTCAAACTTTGTTTGAAGATGATAATGAAATGCAACAAGCTGTTCTCTTCCTACATCAAAGAG GAGTGTTGCTTCATTACAATGAACCTTCACTGAAACAAACATACTTTCTCAACCCTCAGTGGTTAAGCAAAATGCTAGCAAATGTCATCACAATCAAAGCTGAAAATCTGTTTCTAAATCATG GTCTAATCAGACAAGAAGACTTGGTGATGTTGTTTGGTGACAGACACCTAACAAGTCACAGATTAGGAGTTTATATCAATCTGATGAGTAAATTTGAAGTAGCAATGCCTCTGCGAGGAAATTGGTTATTAATACCTTCTCACCTTCCATCCACATTGGAAGAAGCAAGGCTATTACCTTCTATCATGGCATCTGAAACTGCTAAGAGCCCTACTACAATGCAACGACAATCAGGAACGCAGCAAGGTAGGCTGGAGGAGCAAACTGCAAACGTTCAGGAAAGTTTACTTGCAGATTCATCAAGTTTGTCACCACTTACTGAAAAATTGCCCTCTTTGTCGAAACAAAATAGCTCTGATTATGTGTTGGATCAACTTATCCCTTATTACAGGTTTTGGATGATTAGCTACGTTCCTAGTGGGTTCTGGCCACGACTGCTGTGCAAGATAACTACAGACAGTCGTATGAACCATTCGCTATTAGGACTTGGCATTTTAGTGGCTGATCAAGTGCAACAAGATGAGTGCTGCCCTCCCAACCAAGTCTTTAGTGCTGAGTGGTTGCTCTGGTCTACAGGCATTCAGTTACATTGCAACGGGTTGGTTCTTTGGCAGCTACAAGAGAATGTTGCAGCTCCTTCAGTTGCAGTATGGTGTCACCATTCCAACAACTCTGTTCCACTGGATGAGAAGAATCGTCGTTATGTGGGTTGTATACAGCTATCAGTGTTTGTCGAAAATTTGTTTAAATTGCACACATATTACTGCCAACAAAGGCAGGATAACACAGAGAACAGTGGGTGTAGTTTCCGTACTGCTAGTGACATGGGTAATGCTTTTCTCTCTGAATCTGACATGTGTCAAGTCTTAAGGTTTAAGGGTGAAGCAGAAGCAACTACACTACAAGATAGCAAACGAGTAGCAACAGAGACCCTAGTCATTGTGTCAAGGCACATCCAACGTCTAATTGAAGACTGGTATCCTGGTCTCATAGAGCGAAGTGATTTCAAGCATGTCTACTGTGTTATACCTTGTGTACAGTGCATGCTGTCTCCACCACCAGGTAAAGAACAAGATTCTGCCGAGACAGAACTGGAAGAATTTCCTACTTACTCACATCTTGACAGCTTGAGACAGAAACTGCCTTCTGTACCACAGTCTCAGTCTGCAACACCAGAAAGTGGCAGTTCTGTTTCTGATCCAAAAGCAAAATCTGACACTACAGGTAGTGTTGACTCAGGCCATGAAACTAATGACGATCTCTTACGTCTTCGAGCAGAGAGCTGGGTGGATATCCATTCAATGGCATGGAATGAACTAATTGGCCGGGCTATCAATGGCATTGTGTTTGAAGATGCAATTGCATTGGTCAGTTGTGGCCAAAGAGAATTTCCTTGTGGCAGACATGGGGATGTCAGTTTTGATAGAGTAGCTCCAGACTTG ATATTTGAAGACCTTCCATCAAATGTCTTGAAATTGTCTTCAGAATCATCTCTTATTCATAAAGATGGGCTAGAGGTGGAACTGTTGGGGCAAGGAGGCTATGGTGCAGTGTACAGAGCACGTTTGCAAAAT AATGATGGTGGCACACAAAGAGTGGCAATCAAAATGTTTAGTGGTGCTAAAGATCATTCTGGTCAATGCGCAGATCAGGTTGCGGGTTTCAATGCGGCACTGTGTTACAAACTTGCACGACAGGAGCTGGATATTCTCATACAtgttaaacacaaacacatacttCAACTTGTTGGAGTTGATTTGAGCTCACTATCTCTGCTGCTGGAGTATGCAGAGAAACGTGATTTGCAGTATAATCTGAAGATGTTCAAGAGTGCTGGAGTGCGAGTTGGTATTAGGACTGTGCAACAAGTTCTGTCTCAG GTGGCAGCTGCAGTTTCTTTTCTTCATGAGAAAGAGATAATCCATCGTGATCTGAAACCTGACAATGTGTTGGTCTTATCCTTTCCTTCACCTCATCAATGTAGTAATGAAGTTCAAGACGATGTCCTTGTGAAACTAGCTGACTATGGCATCAGTCGTTTGAGCGGACGCATTGGCAGCAAAGATGGTGGTGAGCACACACCTCGATACACAGCACCTGAACTGGTGCAGTCTACTGGACGAGTGCAGTATAGTGAAAAA GTTGATGTGTTCTCATTTGCTATGGTGATCTACTACATCATCTCATACAAATCTCCTATGTGGAAATGGGGTCCagaacaggcagacagagcgATTACCCTTGGAGAAAGGCCACAACTATCGTCACAG GAACAGCACACAAAGCCATTAGTGCAAGATGTAATGTTGGCTTGTTGGCAGCATGACCCAGACTATCGGCCATCTATGAAGCAAGTTGAGTCGGTTATCAATTCTCCTGTATTCTCTCGAGTGTCAAAGGTGATGTCAAATCTTGATAGAGCCAGAACCTTGGGAATTGCCTGCCTTTGGTATATGGATGAGAACTCTCTTCCACGAATGTGGTTGTGTGGAGGGACAAGCAAGGAAGGAACTGTATTGGTTGTGAACATGGCCAACAAATCTGTGACGGAATATCGAGGACTTTGTAACTCCAAGATAGTGTGTGCTTGCACAGTTGATAACTCAATATGGCTGGGAACTCGTTGTGGAAGTTTGTTGGTCTACAAACTCAACCCTGATGATTCAGCTCATTTAGCTTCAATAGAACAACCATATCATTCAGATAAAATTATTGCTATCCAACACTGTCAGCAACATGCTGTAGTTGCAGTGGCTGTGACTGGTGGAGCATTACATCTCTACTCAGACCAGTTGAAAGATAGTGATAGATTGATTTTAAAAGCTAAAGTTCTTCATGTAGACCCAGAGCAACCTACTGCTACAGCAAACTGTGTACAATTTGTGACTCACTTAAGGACATTAGAAGTATGGTGCGGTTTGTCATCATCAAAGATTGCTAGATTTACAGTGCAACAAGACACGATTGGATTGGTGATGAATGCAACAGGAAAGATCAATTCTGAACCATCAGAACAAAGAGCTCAGCCATACATTCATGCTGCGACATGTTATCATGAGACTGAAGGAGACAACACTTTGAGACTCTGGTTTGGGCAGCTTCGACGACCACAACTGAAATGGATTGATCGAGCTGGTCTTCAGACAGGTATGTTGAAAATTAGGGACATTCTTCCGCTAGAAGAGA GATCAAGGCTTTACATCAGCACAATGTCTTCACGGGGAGCAGATCTATTTGTTGGTTTAGAAGCTGGATATATCATTGTCATTAACTCATTGATGTGTACATGCCTTTCAGTTCTGCCTCTCTATAGTGACGAAGTGTTGTACATTATGCCACAATCAGCTGGACTGAAACTGGATGATACATATCAAGTTATTTCATATGGAATTGGGTTTAGGCATTTATATAGACCACAGCAAAGTGATAAGAGCAATGAATATGCTGATATCATATGCTGGGAAGGAGGAAAATGGTAA